One stretch of Eriocheir sinensis breed Jianghai 21 unplaced genomic scaffold, ASM2467909v1 Scaffold379, whole genome shotgun sequence DNA includes these proteins:
- the LOC126991992 gene encoding protocadherin-16-like — MHLHEPCYIKQFLYGTGEVFSLSMLAFTGPALLPSLVLAHKGNGVTLCPGVVQTTALLDYEASASHNLTVRARDPFTGDHTDTHVTVAVTDVNDNPPEFSRSVFKGDVSEAASPGHVVLQVSASDVDTGPGGSVRYSCVMECGSFEVRALDGAVTLTKELDAETEAQHVLTVLATDSGIPQLSSTATVVIDVVDFNDNPPAWRQDSYSCRVSAEAQPGHVVTSVSATDPDAGQVTPLSYAIHSGDRDAIFKMDQLTGVLTVTAPHKLKDVASLTLNLSVSDGVHAAFTGPPTTTRRDVGCDLVTNLGETHTSSARQSPFSDDSSAPSQQKKKGYHWDDYDMHGPHTLVGCGSEGATAAPPDLLMLSQGTSLFHGDDPMEGTPLLPCSAATPLLSVDARGGPDGRDTPDGDEDNDDPCSFEEILLANNISVDSCQDLTLDHSSKYNIVSDLEDDCPESALKISNMPSVIEDANRLGSPRSRRPFHCRDYSCVSDLSFLSALEEEGVDDSMSELQESDYELLDRVSEPLTPTLVQTSLSEVFL, encoded by the exons atgcACTTGCATGAACCTTGTTATATAAAACAGTTTTTATATGGTACTGGTGAGGTGTTTAGTCTGAGTATGTTGGCATTTACTGGTCCAGCACTGCTTCCCTCACTGGTCTTAGCACACAAAGGTAATGGTGTCACCCTGTGTCCAGGCGTCGTCCAGACCACTGCCCTGCTGGACTACGAGGCCTCCGCCAGCCACAATCTGACGGTGCGGGCGCGGGACCCCTTCACCGGGGACCACACGGACACCCACGTCACAGTCGCAGTCACGGACGTCAATGACAACCCGCCGGAGTTCAGCCGTTCCGTCTTCAAGGGAGACGTGTCGGAGGCTGCATCACCGGGCCACGTGGTGCTGCAG GTCTCGGCAAGTGACGTGGACACGGGGCCGGGCGGTTCAGTGCGCTACTCGTGTGTCATGGAGTGTGGCAGCTTTGAGGTGCGTGCCCTGGACGGTGCCGTCACACTCACCAAGGAGCTGGATGCAGAGACTGAGGCTCAACACGTGCTGACTGTGCTGGCCACGGACTCAGGCATACCCCAGCTCTCCTCCACCGCCACAGTGGTTATTGACG TTGTGGACTTCAACGACAACCCTCCAGCGTGGCGCCAGGACAGCTACTCCTGCCGCGTGTCGGCCGAGGCCCAGCCCGGCCATGTGGTCACCTCGGTATCTGCTACTGACCCAGACGCTGGTCAGGTCACGCCGCTCAGTTATGCCATTCACTCGGGAGACCGAGACGCCATCTTCAAAATGGATCAGCTGACTG GTGTGTTGACGGTGACGGCCCCACACAAGCTCAAGGACGTGGCCTCCCTCACCCTGAACCTGTCTGTGAGTGACGGGGTGCACGCGGCCTTCACCGGGCCTCCAACCACCACGCGCCGAG ATGTGGGCTGTGACCTGGTGACCAACCTCGGCGAGACCCACACCTCCTCGGCCCGGCAGTCTCCATTTTCAGACGATTCTTCAG CACCGAgccagcagaagaagaaag GCTACCACTGGGATGACTATGACATGCACGGCCCACACACGCTGGTGGGCTGCGGCAGCGAGGGGGCCACGGCCGCCCCGCCAGACTTGCTGATGCTGAGCCAGGGCACCTCCCTCTTCCACGGAGACGACCCCATGGAGGGAACGCCACTGCTGCCAT GCTCTGCTGCCACACCCCTGCTGAGTGTGGACGCCCGGGGCGGTCCAGACGGCCGGGACACACCAGACGGTGACGAGGACAATGATGATCCCTGCAGCTTTGAGGAAATACTCCTGGCAAATAATATATCTGTTGACTCATGCCAAGACCTGACTCTTGATCATTCGTCTAAATACAACATTGTCTCGGACCTTGAAGATGACTGCCCAGAGTCAGCCCTGAAGATATCCAACATGCCTTCTGTCATCGAGGACGCCAACAGGCTCGGCAGCCCCAGGAGCCGCCGCCCCTTCCACTGCAGAGACTACAGCTGCGTGTCggacctgtccttcctctccgcccTGGAGGAGGAAGGCGTTGACGACTCAATGTCTGAACTCCAGGAATCTGACTATGAGCTGCTGGATAGAGTCAGTGagcccctcacacccacactggTGCAGACTTCCCTCTCAGAAGTGTTTCTATAG